From the Theobroma cacao cultivar B97-61/B2 chromosome 2, Criollo_cocoa_genome_V2, whole genome shotgun sequence genome, one window contains:
- the LOC18608369 gene encoding monosaccharide-sensing protein 2, producing the protein MSGAVLVAVAAAIGNLLQGWDNATIAGAVLYIKKEFKLESDPTMEGLIVAMSLIGATCITTCSGGISDWLGRRPMLIISSVLYIISGLVMLWSPNVYILLLARLLDGFGVGLAVTLVPVYISETAPPEIRGLLNTLPQFTGSIGMFLSYCMVFGMSLMTLPNWRLMLGVLFIPSFIYFALTVFFLPESPRWLVSKGRMSEAKKVLQRLRGREDVAGEMALLVEGLGVGGETSIEEYIIGPANEDAEDHDVSADKDRIKLYGPEEGLSWVARPVTGQSTLGLVSRHGSIANQSTLGLVDPLVTLFGSVHEKLPETGSMRSTLFPHFGSMFSVGGNQARNEEWDEESVVREGEDYQSDGAGGDSDDNLQSPLISRQTTSMEKDMVPTAHGSLTSMRQGSLMQANAGEPGSMGIGGGWQLAWKWSEKEGQDGKKEGGFKRIYLHQEGFPGSRRGSLVSLPGADAPAESEYVQAAALVSQPALYSKELLKQHPVGPAMVHPAETAKGLSWSDLFEPGVKHALIVGVGIQILQQFSGINGVLYYTPQILEQAGVGVLLSNLGLSSSSTSLLISGITTLLMLPSIAVAMRLMDIAGRRSLLLTTIPVLIISLLILVIGSVVKMGNVVHAAISTVSVVLYFCFFVMGFGPIPNILCAEIFPTRVRGICIAICALTFWICDIIVTYSLPVLLKSVGLAGVFGMYAVVCVISWVFVFLKVPETKGMPLEVITEFFSVGARQVAAAKNN; encoded by the exons ATGAGTGGAGCTGTGCTTGTAGCTGTTGCAGCAGCTATTGGTAACTTATTGCAAGGATGGGATAATGCCACTATTGCAG GCGCTGTTTTGTACATAAAGAAAGAGTTTAAATTGGAAAGTGATCCAACTATGGAAGGCCTGATTGTAGCCATGTCTCTTATTGGAGCCACCTGCATTACTACATGCTCAGGAGGCATATCAGACTGGCTAGGCCGCCGCCCCATGCTAATAATCTCATCCGTCCTTTATATTATTAGTGGTCTTGTAATGTTGTGGTCTCCTAATGTTTATATCTTACTTTTGGCAAGACTATTGGATGGCTTTGGAGTTGGTTTGGCTGTAACTCTGGTCCCAGTTTATATATCTGAGACCGCACCACCGGAAATAAGGGGGTTGTTGAATACCCTTCCCCAATTTACTGGTTCCATTGGAATGTTTCTCTCATATTGCATGGTTTTTGGAATGTCATTAATGACTTTACCAAATTGGAGATTGATGCTTGGAGTTCTTTTTATTCCCTCCTTTATCTACTTTGCATTAACTGTATTCTTCTTGCCCGAGTCACCAAGATGGCTAGTAAGTAAAGGGCGGATGAGTGAGGCGAAAAAGGTTTTGCAGAGGCTACGTGGCAGGGAAGATGTTGCTG GTGAGATGGCTTTGCTAGTTGAGGGCCTTGGTGTTGGAGGTGAAACATCCATAGAGGAGTATATAATTGGCCCAGCCAATGAGGACGCTGAAGACCATGATGTATCCGCTGATAAAGATCGTATCAAGTTATATGGACCGGAAGAAGGTCTTTCGTGGGTGGCCAGACCTGTCACTGGACAGAGCACTCTTGGTCTTGTGTCTCGGCATGGAAGCATAGCTAACCAGAGTACACTTGGTCTTGTGGATCCTCTTGTCACCCTCTTTGGAAGTGTTCATGAGAAGCTCCCTGAAACAGGAAGTATGCGAAGCACACTTTTTCCACACTTTGGAAGCATGTTCAGCGTGGGAGGTAATCAAGCTAGAAATGAAGAGTGGGATGAGGAAAGTGTTGTCAGAGAGGGTGAGGACTACCAATCTGATGGTGCTGGTGGTGATTCTGATGACAATTTGCAGAGTCCTCTGATCTCACGGCAGACAACCAGTATGGAGAAGGACATGGTTCCAACTGCCCATGGAAGCCTTACAAGCATGAGACAGGGTAGTCTAATGCAAGCAAATGCTGGAGAACCAGGTAGCATGGGGATTGGTGGTGGTTGGCAGCTGGCATGGAAATGGTCTGAAAAAGAAGGCCAAGATGGAAAAAAGGAAGGGGGATTTAAAAGAATCTATTTGCACCAAGAAGGCTTCCCTGGATCTAGGCGTGGGTCACTAGTTTCTCTGCCCGGTGCTGATGCCCCTGCAGAAAGTGAGTATGTCCAGGCTGCTGCTTTGGTGAGTCAGCCAGCTCTTTATTCCAAGGAGCTTTTGAAGCAGCATCCGGTTGGACCAGCTATGGTTCATCCAGCTGAAACTGCAAAGGGACTAAGTTGGAGTGATCTCTTTGAACCAGGAGTCAAGCATGCTTTAATTGTAGGGGTTGGAATTCAAATACTTCAGCAG TTCTCTGGTATAAATGGTGTTCTGTACTACACTCCCCAAATTCTTGAGCAGGCAGGAGTTGGAGTTCTTCTTTCTAACCTGGGCCTCAGTTCATCTTCTACATCGCTGCTTATTAGTGGCATTACAACTTTGTTGATGCTTCCAAGTATCGCTGTTGCCATGCGGCTTATGGATATTGCTGGTAGAAG GAGTTTGCTGCTCACCACAATCCCAGTCCTGATAATCTCTCTTCTCATCTTGGTCATCGGAAGTGTTGTGAAAATGGGGAACGTTGTGCATGCAGCAATCTCAACAGTCAGTGTGGTGCTCTATTTCTGTTTCTTTGTCATGGGATTTGGGCCCATTCCCAACATACTATGTGCCGAGATCTTCCCAACACGGGTTCGTGGCATCTGCATTGCTATATGCGCCCTCACATTCTGGATTTGTGACATCATCGTCACATATTCACTCCCAGTGCTGCTCAAATCCGTTGGTCTCGCTGGTGTCTTTGGCATGTACGCAGTGGTTTGTGTTATATCATGGGTATTTGTCTTCCTGAAAGTTCCAGAAACTAAAGGCATGCCTCTAGAAGTCATTACAGAATTCTTCTCCGTGGGTGCAAGACAGGTTGCAGCTGCCAAGAACAACTGA